The sequence tctatctctctatctctttatctctatctcctatctttctctctttgtctcttccccctctccctctctccctctccctttacatCTCTATCATTTTATAATATACAAAATGCAAGGACATTTTATGAGCCACAAAAGACACACACATTTTGTGGCTCACAAAATGCACTCACATTTTATAAGACACAAAACATGTTTGTGTTACAATCATGTTATGTGATTTTGAAAATAAAGCAAGCACGTTATGTTAAAAATGACCATTTGATCACTTTTttaacacataaaaaaaaaatagttgacaTCAAATATTGTTTTTATTTGTAAAATACAACCTCCTGAAATTTACAACCAACCTTTATATAAATTAATCATATTTATAAAATAAACTTAAACTATACGCATACATAAAATATTCTTATTAAAAATTCCTAAATATTTTGTAGAATATCTTTCAGAGTATAAAATAATTGGCATCAAATCGCATCTTTATTTATTAGCATGATCTGTTAACTTCTAAGACATAAAATATTCCTATTCAAAATTCCTAATATTTTGTAGAATATCTTTCAGAATATAAAATAATTGGCATCAAATCACATCTTTATTTATTAGCATGAACTGTTAACTTCTAAGACTACCACGACAACAAAAGATTAAATATTTTAAAGCAGGAAAACATTGTCAGTACGAAATGCTCTCAACTTTGATAGAAACGCATAGGTTCTCCAATGGCATCCACCAGAAGAATAATAGAAACAAAATATATAATCTGGATAACCATAGATCATAGACTGAGAAAGATATAATCTAGAATATTAAACTATAACAAAATGGTGCTTATTCTTTCATTGGGTTATATAAATATAGTGAAAGTTGGAATGAATTCGTATTGCAAACATAACAGTGAAAATGTTGGAAGATTGTGCGAGTCTGAGTAGCCGCATTGGCTACTTGGAATGGTCTATCAGATTCCTATAGAAAAAAGAAAGTGAAATATATTCCTTTAGAAAAAGAAGAAGCTTGGAATTTCTTATTAAAGTTCTTCCATGGATGAGGAGGTTTCTCACAGCACCAAGAGCTCCAGTGAGGGCGACTGGACTTTGTACAGAGCCCAAGTAATGCCCATCAAAAGTTTTGTCAAGAGTGTAGAGGAAATGCCCTGGTGGCTACGGAAGCCATCATTATTCATTATTCTTCATGTTACTTATTTCATAGTTTTAGGATTCAGCGGTGCATTGGCTCAATGGCTTTGTCCTGATAAGAATTCAGAGCATATGAGTTTCATAGATGCTCTGTATTGTTGCACCTCTGCTGTAACTGTAACTGGTTTGCTGAGTGTAAGGATTCAAGGGCTGCATAGGTTCCAGCAGACTGTAATTCTGTTGCTGACAGTATTTGGCAGTCAGATTTTCACTTCTCTGCTGCCTCTCTATGCCAAAAGATTTGTTTATAGGAGGATTCTTGAAAAACAGGCCATGACCATTTTGACTAAAGTGCATGTAAAACCCATTTCAATTGAATTAGAGATGAATGAAGATTGTGCAGATTTCATTGCAAACGAATCAAAGGCGACAGAGGCTTCTGAGAATATGGATTTTGATGTCAAGATCAAAAAGAACCCTGCCTGTGTTCATCAGAAGGAATTGAGAGAGCTTTTGAAGGATCAGATCAGATATGTAGTGAGGAAGTCTTGTGAAATGGCGAAATTTGTGTGGAACAAATGCATCTGGCATATGGATTGCATGACTGTTTTGCAGCAATGGATTATGAGAAGTAATAATACAGAAAACCCACCTAATGATATGGAGATTTTGCTCTGGAGATCAAAGTATATGGAATACATGGCTTTGACATATCTTTACAGAATTGTTGTTGCTTATTTTCTCATGGTTCAAATAGGTGGAATTGTGCTTATTCAGATATATTTGGCTGCATCTCCTTCAGCTAGCAAAGTGTTGGAAGAGAATGATGTGAACAAAACATTCTTTGCAGTTGTGAACTGTGCAACATCTTTTGCAAATTCAGGGTTCACACTTCTTGACAGCAGCATGATTCCCTTCAGGAACCATCCATTTATTCTGCTTCTGCTAAGCTCTGTAATACTTCTTGGAAATACCATGTTTGGTCCAAGCATATGGATCATTATATCTGTGTTAGAGAGGTTTGCTAAGGGGAATAAGAAGGAGATTTATACATATCTTTTGGAAAATCCTCGCAAGTGCTATACCCATTTGTTTCCTAAAAGCCAGACGCTGTGGCTCATACTCACTGCCATGGCTCTCAATTCTATTCAAGCCCTGTTTTTCTGTGTTCTAGACTGGAATTCAAAAGCAGTTTATGGACTAACACCAGGAGAAAAAATTGTGGATGCGGTGTTCCAGTCTGCAGCCACACGCAATGCTGGAACAAATGTTGTCAACCTCACCGACCTTTCACCACCTATGCTTGTTTTGATGGTCTGCATGATGTAAGTTTAAATACCCACCTTGGATTCTCAATCTTTTCTTTCGCTTTCTAGTTTAGAGTACTTTGGTCTTGACTATGGTTGAATACCAAGGAAACTGTCTGAATATTTATTAGTACATTACTGCAATGGGAAATGTATACAAGCTCAAAACAATAAAAGGTATATTGAATAGAAAGAAAATAGGTAAATAGCACAGTTTGGCAAAAGTGAAAAGAGCTTCGAATCCTGCCATGGACTGGTGGTTGAGATGGAATGCCCTTTATATTCCCTTCTTTTAGGGCTGCTCAGGTTCAGGGTTCGAACTTTTAAAAGCTGTTTAGTGTACTTTGTGGTAGAATTTTAAATATTAGGTGTTTTTAGTTGTAAAGGGAGGTGGAATAGAGTAGCAGTTCATAGTAAGGGTTCAATAGTGGGGATGGTAGTTGGATACAATTAGTTTTTAAGTAAAGTACAAAAAGTGTCATGATGTTAATATTTATCTTGAAAAAGATTTAGTAAATCTAAAAATCAATCAATTCAGAATGTTTTGAAGGCGCGAAGTTAGAGAGATTCATCTTTAAAGAACTTTTTCCTACACCTTTGGAAAACTTTGTCTtattcaagaaaatattgaatgttACCATAAATATAAATTGTCCTATTTCAATTTTAATATAAATAGTTAATACATTATAATTAATTTGtatcatttttttgatataaaaaAGTGAGTAAACAATATATGTAgacttttattttatataattttattcataaatttctttaaatagatattttaatgGGAGGTTTGTGATAAAGTGGGCTAGATTATATTCCTTAGAAATTCATTGTCAAGAATATATTTCTACTTTATGTGCATAGATTAAGttctatttaaatattttatcaaatAGTTGATTCCTTGGTTTGTGATAAAGAGGACTGGATTATATTCCTTAGAAATTCGTTGTTAAGAATATATTTCTACTTTATGTGCATAGATTAAGTTTCTTTTGAGACATTTTATCAAATAGTTTATTCCTTGTTTACGCTTCTAGCAATAAAATTCTTACAACCTTTATGTTTTGTTAGATGACCATAACCtacttgaaaattttcattttgaataaatGTTAGAGGAAAAATATTGTTAATTTTTAAATATGAATAAATGTAAAATTATCATTCATCATTTTATGACACTTTTTTCAACATACATAGTGTAGACTTTAATAATAGATCTCATATATGTGTTAAGATATTTTCAAAGTTTAACATGCATGACTAATGTTTGGTACATGTGTCTCACAGGTATATTTCTGTATATCCAGTTTATTTGACTCGACAGAAGACTCAAGACTTTAAGCACATACAAGGAGGAGGAGAAAAACCAAATGAGATATATACCAAAAAATATGATGGTCAAATTtctgttcaatcacaaaaacttcTAGCTCGAGATTCAACCTCCatatttatcatcattttcatcatatGCATACTCGAGAGCAACAACATTAGTCAAGATCCCCTCAATTATTCGATTTTCAGCATTATTTTCGAGGTCATTAGGTAAACTGATTATTTAGTAGTTTTTACTATTGTGATGGTTAATCTTGATTTAATTTGTTAGTTTCAATTTTATTTCCAACGTTTAATATTTATGAATAGCAGTGGTTAATTATAAATCATCTT is a genomic window of Cryptomeria japonica chromosome 7, Sugi_1.0, whole genome shotgun sequence containing:
- the LOC131076394 gene encoding cation transporter HKT2;4, which produces MDEEVSHSTKSSSEGDWTLYRAQVMPIKSFVKSVEEMPWWLRKPSLFIILHVTYFIVLGFSGALAQWLCPDKNSEHMSFIDALYCCTSAVTVTGLLSVRIQGLHRFQQTVILLLTVFGSQIFTSLLPLYAKRFVYRRILEKQAMTILTKVHVKPISIELEMNEDCADFIANESKATEASENMDFDVKIKKNPACVHQKELRELLKDQIRYVVRKSCEMAKFVWNKCIWHMDCMTVLQQWIMRSNNTENPPNDMEILLWRSKYMEYMALTYLYRIVVAYFLMVQIGGIVLIQIYLAASPSASKVLEENDVNKTFFAVVNCATSFANSGFTLLDSSMIPFRNHPFILLLLSSVILLGNTMFGPSIWIIISVLERFAKGNKKEIYTYLLENPRKCYTHLFPKSQTLWLILTAMALNSIQALFFCVLDWNSKAVYGLTPGEKIVDAVFQSAATRNAGTNVVNLTDLSPPMLVLMVCMMYISVYPVYLTRQKTQDFKHIQGGGEKPNEIYTKKYDGQISVQSQKLLARDSTSIFIIIFIICILESNNISQDPLNYSIFSIIFEVISGFGNVGLSVGYSCALAKSVNTSTSISCQDIPYSLSGKWSRGGKILIILTMFLGRHRSLPDSLDSALLLPRTVAHQEELTSLYMGTAVHQV